One segment of Thermococcus profundus DNA contains the following:
- a CDS encoding DUF4389 domain-containing protein translates to MGERVEALLRIPLAIMYGFIFYALGIVAGLVLVAQFFYTLIMGRRHEGMARFANHYASFRYHVDRYLLFSTNERPLFDGVGWDEVLPCDFDRKDKRKAYEELKSEFDQVF, encoded by the coding sequence TTGGGAGAAAGAGTAGAAGCCCTGTTGAGGATTCCGCTTGCGATCATGTACGGGTTCATTTTTTATGCACTGGGGATTGTCGCAGGGCTGGTGCTCGTAGCCCAGTTCTTCTACACCCTAATAATGGGCAGAAGGCACGAGGGCATGGCAAGATTCGCCAATCACTACGCATCCTTCAGGTACCACGTCGACCGCTACCTGCTCTTCTCCACCAACGAAAGGCCCCTCTTCGATGGAGTGGGATGGGACGAGGTTCTCCCCTGCGATTTCGACAGGAAAGATAAGAGAAAAGCATACGAGGAGTTAAAGAGTGAGTTCGACCAAGTGTTCTGA
- the gdhA gene encoding glutamate dehydrogenase: MVEIDPFEMAVKQLERAAQYMDISEEALEWLKKPMRIVEVSVPIEMDDGSVKVFTGFRVQHNWARGPTKGGIRWHPAETLSTVKALATWMTWKVAVVDLPYGGGKGGIIVNPKELSEREQERLARAYIRAVYDVIGPWTDIPAPDVYTNPKIMGWMMDEYETIMRRKGPAFGVITGKPLSIGGSLGRGTATAQGAIFTIREAAKALGIDLKGKKIAVQGYGNAGYYTAKLAKEQLGMTVVAVSDSRGGIYNPDGLDPDEVLKWKREHGSVKDFPGATNITNEELLELEVDVLAPAAIEEVITEKNADNIKAKIVAEVANGPVTPEADDILREKGILQIPDFLCNAGGVTVSYFEWVQNINGYYWTEEEVREKLDKKMTKAFWEVYNTHKDKNIHMRDAAYVVAVSRVYQAMKDRGWVKK, encoded by the coding sequence ATGGTCGAGATTGACCCGTTTGAGATGGCCGTTAAGCAGCTTGAGAGGGCTGCTCAGTACATGGACATAAGCGAAGAGGCCCTCGAGTGGCTTAAGAAGCCCATGAGGATCGTCGAAGTTAGCGTTCCGATAGAGATGGACGACGGTTCTGTTAAGGTTTTCACCGGTTTCCGCGTTCAGCACAACTGGGCTCGCGGCCCGACCAAGGGTGGTATAAGGTGGCACCCGGCCGAGACCCTCAGCACCGTTAAGGCCCTCGCTACCTGGATGACCTGGAAGGTTGCAGTTGTCGACCTCCCCTACGGTGGAGGTAAGGGTGGCATCATCGTCAACCCGAAGGAGCTCTCCGAGAGGGAGCAGGAGAGGCTCGCTCGCGCTTACATAAGGGCCGTTTATGACGTCATCGGTCCGTGGACCGACATTCCGGCTCCCGACGTCTACACCAACCCGAAGATCATGGGCTGGATGATGGACGAGTATGAAACAATAATGAGGAGGAAGGGCCCGGCCTTCGGTGTCATCACTGGAAAGCCGCTCAGCATTGGCGGTTCACTCGGTAGGGGTACAGCAACAGCCCAGGGTGCAATATTCACCATCAGGGAGGCCGCCAAGGCCCTCGGCATCGACCTCAAGGGCAAGAAGATCGCCGTCCAGGGCTATGGTAACGCCGGCTACTACACCGCCAAGCTCGCCAAGGAGCAGCTCGGCATGACCGTCGTCGCCGTCAGCGACAGCCGCGGCGGCATCTACAACCCGGACGGCCTCGACCCGGACGAGGTTCTCAAGTGGAAGAGGGAGCACGGCTCAGTTAAGGACTTCCCAGGAGCGACCAACATCACCAACGAGGAGCTCCTCGAGCTCGAGGTAGACGTCCTCGCTCCGGCAGCTATCGAAGAGGTCATCACCGAGAAGAACGCCGACAACATCAAGGCCAAGATCGTCGCCGAGGTTGCCAACGGTCCAGTTACGCCAGAGGCAGACGACATCCTCCGCGAGAAGGGCATCCTCCAGATTCCGGACTTCCTGTGCAACGCCGGTGGCGTCACCGTCAGCTACTTCGAGTGGGTCCAGAACATAAACGGCTACTACTGGACCGAGGAGGAGGTCCGCGAGAAGCTCGACAAGAAGATGACCAAGGCCTTCTGGGAGGTCTACAACACCCACAAGGACAAGAACATCCACATGAGGGACGCCGCCTACGTCGTCGCGGTCAGCAGGGTTTACCAGGCCATGAAGGACCGCGGATGGGTGAAGAAGTGA
- a CDS encoding Tfx family DNA-binding protein, which translates to MKSFLTDQQVRILRLRAKGLRQSEIAELLGTSRANISILEKRALEKVEKARNTLLIWEQINARLSVEVREGEDIFDVPERLFKKADELGIKVPYSTAEIIAFLVEHAPVHDRLAKRDFTLFLDARDRLRISECLLEDFDEIGKHKGGKDAV; encoded by the coding sequence ATGAAGAGCTTCCTCACTGATCAGCAGGTTAGGATTCTCCGGTTGAGGGCGAAGGGGCTGAGACAGAGCGAGATAGCCGAACTCCTCGGTACCAGCAGGGCCAACATAAGCATACTGGAGAAAAGGGCCCTCGAAAAGGTGGAGAAAGCGAGGAACACCCTTTTGATCTGGGAGCAGATCAACGCGCGACTCAGCGTTGAGGTGAGGGAGGGAGAGGATATATTTGATGTTCCTGAGAGGCTCTTTAAAAAAGCCGACGAGCTTGGGATAAAGGTTCCGTACAGCACGGCGGAAATAATAGCGTTTCTCGTGGAGCACGCTCCCGTCCACGACAGGCTCGCGAAGAGGGACTTCACGCTCTTTCTCGACGCCAGGGACAGGCTCAGGATAAGCGAGTGTCTACTTGAGGACTTCGATGAGATAGGGAAGCACAAGGGAGGTAAAGACGCCGTTTAG
- a CDS encoding CidB/LrgB family autolysis modulator produces the protein MNPYGIAVTLIVFYLFSELHARRRAFYTNPVLLSILTIASLLWVGGFSYESYMESAVILKFLLGPAVVSLAIPVYRGRETIKAYAREISIGIVAGGSVAILSAFYIAKILGGGGEVLLSIAPKSVTTAIAIGVSEKIGGIPALTAVLVILTGILGNAIGVELLSAAGVRDRIARGLAMGVTSHGLGTARIILDDELAGAVSGLAMALNGVFTSLVLPYLIEVLK, from the coding sequence ATGAACCCCTACGGGATAGCAGTAACACTGATCGTCTTCTACCTCTTCTCTGAACTCCACGCGAGGAGGAGAGCCTTCTACACCAACCCCGTTCTCCTCTCGATACTCACGATAGCGTCCCTCCTCTGGGTGGGCGGGTTTTCATACGAATCCTACATGGAGAGCGCGGTCATACTGAAGTTCCTGCTGGGGCCCGCTGTGGTCAGCCTCGCGATCCCAGTCTACAGGGGGAGGGAGACGATAAAGGCCTACGCGCGGGAGATAAGCATTGGGATCGTCGCCGGAGGAAGCGTGGCGATTCTGAGCGCCTTCTACATCGCAAAAATCCTTGGCGGGGGCGGCGAAGTCCTCCTCAGCATAGCGCCGAAGAGCGTGACGACTGCCATAGCAATAGGGGTCAGCGAGAAGATAGGTGGAATTCCTGCCCTTACTGCAGTTCTGGTGATCCTCACGGGAATACTGGGCAACGCGATAGGTGTTGAACTTCTCAGCGCGGCAGGGGTTAGGGACAGAATAGCCAGAGGTTTAGCTATGGGAGTCACTTCCCACGGCCTCGGCACGGCCAGGATAATCCTGGACGACGAGCTTGCTGGAGCAGTGAGCGGCCTGGCGATGGCCCTAAACGGCGTCTTTACCTCCCTTGTGCTTCCCTATCTCATCGAAGTCCTCAAGTAG
- a CDS encoding CidA/LrgA family protein: MKPYRGLAIIFGFYTLGEFTSSSLNLPIPGSVLGMLYLLGALLGGVVKLEWVEDEAELFVRNMSVMFVPPGVGIVTYVGLLKSQAIPVFGALVISFLITILVTAKTVELMRREKE, translated from the coding sequence ATGAAGCCCTACCGCGGACTGGCCATAATCTTCGGCTTCTACACGCTGGGCGAGTTTACCAGTTCCTCGCTGAACCTCCCCATCCCCGGCAGCGTCCTCGGCATGCTCTACCTGTTGGGTGCGCTCCTCGGCGGCGTGGTGAAGCTTGAGTGGGTCGAGGACGAGGCGGAGCTCTTCGTGAGGAACATGAGCGTCATGTTCGTCCCACCCGGGGTCGGGATAGTGACTTACGTTGGTCTGCTCAAGAGCCAGGCCATTCCGGTCTTCGGGGCGCTGGTGATAAGCTTTCTGATCACCATTCTAGTCACCGCAAAGACCGTAGAGCTCATGAGGAGGGAAAAAGAATGA
- a CDS encoding DUF2139 domain-containing protein, with the protein MLLGNYRFPGRYGPEWGSGGIFGLRYHNGTLYFTLAFEAEAHFIDMKSSEERTYDFTLVGDAPTSGGDTYNAVETVDEFIYFGGWVHAPAVYREDRRILFHNKYSHVHAYDTEEGSIKLLWKESIHHETDWAGEVSDITYDPYNDRLLLAREDGHKNLGVYSLDRRTGKAEPLLTEPSPKGTRVHDVTFFGVGNNFTEGLRGFRALDLISGKWDSFKPGKSVDGRPYERPELGAMSSAYNRIFAFVRGGLFAGNPYMGEEFAFYRLFDFPTFYAPFRVNAINAGGGILTAFNAHHDATYRRNPADAGMGWDFTNNIVGPSVLVYIAPPMVKIVGTFGARVTSIEKMDGKILIAANTAPNTGAIEATPFDTGNRDIVVLDEKVLQDRPPAVSFSVPLGLLRKARKRTFGGIPLDGYRSARAIFYVKDDVKLKVYEYDLSLPGETAEEETLDLKAGRNVVDLRTFSGAVSFELEKEVEGRVRIELL; encoded by the coding sequence ATGCTCCTCGGGAACTACCGTTTTCCAGGGAGGTACGGCCCCGAGTGGGGCAGCGGTGGAATTTTCGGCCTGAGGTATCACAACGGGACTCTGTACTTCACGCTGGCTTTCGAGGCAGAAGCACATTTCATCGACATGAAAAGTAGTGAAGAGAGAACCTACGACTTCACCCTCGTTGGAGATGCCCCAACGAGCGGCGGCGACACCTACAACGCCGTTGAAACCGTTGACGAGTTCATCTACTTCGGCGGCTGGGTTCACGCCCCGGCGGTCTATCGGGAGGACAGGAGGATACTCTTCCACAACAAGTACTCCCACGTGCACGCCTACGACACTGAAGAGGGATCGATAAAGCTCCTCTGGAAGGAATCAATACATCACGAGACGGATTGGGCCGGTGAGGTGAGTGACATTACCTACGACCCGTACAACGACAGGCTCCTGCTCGCGAGGGAAGATGGGCACAAAAACCTCGGCGTCTACTCCCTGGACAGGAGGACGGGGAAGGCCGAACCCCTCTTAACCGAGCCTTCCCCCAAGGGAACGCGCGTCCACGACGTTACCTTTTTTGGTGTTGGGAACAACTTCACAGAGGGGCTGAGGGGGTTCAGGGCGCTCGACCTGATAAGTGGGAAGTGGGACTCTTTCAAGCCTGGAAAGAGCGTGGACGGGAGGCCCTACGAGAGACCCGAGCTCGGGGCAATGTCTTCAGCTTACAACCGGATCTTCGCCTTCGTTCGCGGCGGGCTCTTCGCTGGCAACCCGTACATGGGCGAAGAGTTCGCCTTCTACCGCCTCTTTGACTTCCCGACGTTCTACGCGCCTTTCCGCGTGAACGCGATAAACGCCGGCGGTGGAATCCTAACGGCCTTCAACGCTCACCACGATGCGACATATAGGAGGAACCCAGCCGACGCTGGAATGGGCTGGGACTTCACGAATAACATCGTGGGACCGAGCGTTCTCGTTTACATCGCTCCGCCGATGGTGAAGATAGTTGGAACCTTTGGGGCCAGGGTAACGAGCATTGAGAAGATGGACGGGAAGATTCTGATAGCGGCTAACACGGCTCCAAACACCGGGGCGATTGAGGCGACACCCTTCGACACCGGGAACCGTGACATAGTGGTTCTGGACGAGAAGGTACTCCAAGATAGGCCGCCGGCGGTGAGCTTTTCAGTCCCCCTGGGCCTCCTGAGAAAGGCGAGAAAAAGAACCTTTGGGGGCATTCCCCTCGATGGATACAGGAGCGCCAGGGCAATCTTTTACGTGAAGGACGACGTGAAGCTGAAGGTTTATGAGTACGACCTCTCGCTCCCCGGGGAAACGGCAGAAGAAGAAACCCTTGATCTCAAGGCCGGAAGAAACGTGGTTGATCTGAGGACTTTCTCAGGGGCCGTCAGCTTCGAGTTGGAAAAAGAGGTAGAAGGGAGGGTAAGGATAGAGCTCCTCTGA